A genomic segment from Bosea sp. OAE506 encodes:
- a CDS encoding DMT family transporter gives MSEERQTGRTDRPAQGEGSAEIEPPPRILDMAEPVASREPPLTLEPAAAVGALHSGRARLTHWWGAASPNLRGSAYMMAALLVYAVMVGAIKHVGGVIPLVQILLIRQVVMSLVLLAVSRGGLRPMLRTRRPGLQIVRSVLTLTAMLCGFTAVIQIPLAQATAIGFSQVLFVTIAAVMVLKEVVDARRWIATVIGFLGVLVMLKPSGDGLDAFALLAVAGALLNAGITVSVRMLAATERTDTILIWQGMVMIAALAIPSWLWWVPPDANQWFWLIVLSLFGTAGQWLITRAYQVGEAAALAPLDFSRLILASLTGFVFFAEIPALSTWIGAGIVVGATLYTIRKNARTLPREPATP, from the coding sequence ATGAGCGAAGAACGGCAGACCGGGCGCACGGATCGCCCGGCGCAGGGCGAGGGTTCGGCCGAGATCGAGCCACCCCCGCGCATCCTCGACATGGCGGAGCCTGTCGCAAGCCGAGAGCCGCCCCTCACGCTCGAGCCGGCCGCAGCGGTCGGTGCCTTGCACTCCGGGCGGGCGCGCCTTACGCACTGGTGGGGCGCCGCGAGCCCCAATCTGCGTGGCTCGGCCTATATGATGGCGGCGCTGCTGGTCTATGCGGTGATGGTCGGCGCCATCAAGCATGTCGGCGGCGTGATCCCGCTGGTGCAGATCCTGCTCATCCGCCAGGTCGTCATGAGCCTCGTCTTGCTCGCGGTCTCGCGCGGCGGCCTGCGGCCGATGCTGCGCACACGCCGGCCGGGCCTGCAGATCGTCCGCAGCGTCCTGACACTCACCGCGATGCTGTGCGGCTTCACCGCCGTCATCCAGATCCCGCTGGCGCAGGCGACGGCGATCGGCTTCAGCCAGGTTCTCTTCGTCACCATCGCCGCCGTCATGGTGCTGAAGGAGGTCGTCGACGCCCGCCGCTGGATCGCGACCGTGATCGGCTTCCTCGGCGTGCTCGTTATGTTGAAGCCGAGTGGCGACGGCCTCGATGCCTTCGCCCTGCTCGCGGTCGCCGGCGCGCTGCTCAACGCCGGCATCACCGTCAGCGTCCGCATGCTGGCCGCGACCGAGCGCACGGACACGATCCTGATCTGGCAGGGCATGGTGATGATTGCGGCACTCGCCATCCCGAGCTGGCTCTGGTGGGTCCCGCCCGATGCCAACCAATGGTTCTGGCTGATCGTGCTCAGCCTGTTCGGCACGGCCGGGCAATGGCTGATCACCCGCGCCTACCAGGTCGGCGAGGCGGCGGCGCTCGCCCCGCTCGACTTCAGCCGCCTGATCCTGGCGAGCCTGACCGGCTTCGTCTTCTTCGCCGAAATCCCGGCGCTTTCGACCTGGATCGGCGCGGGCATCGTGGTGGGCGCGACGCTCTACACCATCCGCAAGAACGCGCGCACCCTCCCCCGCGAGCCGGCCACGCCCTGA
- a CDS encoding AbrB family transcriptional regulator, whose amino-acid sequence MRTLLSDFASGVRGLHPTRFPYRRFALALLIGGLGGYLFVLMRLPLPWMLGSMVACTAAALLRWPVAAPSVIRPPMTMVIGVMLGAGFKPEVIAQLPNWLPTLAGLVLFMITCALACVAYFRKVAGFDPITAFFAGMPGGLIEMVTLGEEKGGDARIIALIHSARILLVVMTLPFIVQWIGGVPIGGNRVAGPSVFQTPLSAELVLLACGVAGIVLGEWLRLPAKFLLGPMIVSAIVHVSGLSDSVPPFEIVNAAQLILGITIGCRFVGTLPRTILRVLALSAGSTVILLSLTLAFAWLVAKVSVHGHVPLILAYSPGGLAEMSLIALALHTEVAFVAAHHIVRVFLVMISAGPLFGFTIGRGPAKPAE is encoded by the coding sequence GTGAGGACCCTGCTGAGCGATTTCGCCTCGGGTGTGCGCGGGCTGCATCCGACCCGCTTTCCCTATCGGCGCTTCGCGCTGGCGCTGCTGATCGGCGGGCTGGGCGGCTATCTCTTCGTGCTCATGCGCCTGCCCCTGCCCTGGATGCTGGGCTCGATGGTGGCCTGCACGGCCGCCGCGCTGCTGCGCTGGCCGGTGGCGGCGCCTTCCGTGATCCGCCCGCCGATGACGATGGTGATCGGCGTCATGCTCGGCGCCGGCTTCAAGCCCGAGGTGATCGCGCAGCTGCCGAACTGGCTGCCGACGCTGGCCGGGCTCGTGCTGTTCATGATCACCTGCGCCCTCGCCTGCGTCGCCTATTTCCGCAAGGTCGCGGGATTCGACCCCATCACAGCCTTCTTTGCGGGGATGCCGGGCGGGCTGATCGAGATGGTGACGCTCGGCGAGGAGAAGGGCGGCGATGCCCGCATCATCGCGCTGATCCACTCCGCCCGCATCCTGCTGGTGGTGATGACGCTACCCTTCATCGTGCAGTGGATCGGCGGGGTGCCGATCGGCGGCAACCGCGTCGCCGGGCCTTCCGTGTTCCAAACGCCGCTCTCGGCCGAACTCGTCCTGCTCGCCTGCGGTGTGGCCGGGATCGTGCTGGGCGAATGGCTGCGTCTGCCGGCGAAGTTCCTGCTCGGGCCGATGATCGTCAGCGCGATCGTGCATGTTTCGGGCCTGAGCGACTCCGTGCCGCCCTTCGAGATCGTCAACGCCGCCCAGCTCATCCTCGGCATTACCATCGGCTGCCGCTTCGTCGGCACATTGCCGCGCACCATCCTGCGGGTGCTGGCCCTCTCGGCCGGCTCGACGGTGATCCTGCTGTCGCTGACGCTCGCCTTCGCCTGGCTGGTGGCGAAGGTCTCGGTGCACGGGCATGTGCCGCTGATCCTGGCCTATTCGCCCGGCGGCCTTGCCGAGATGAGCCTGATCGCGCTGGCGCTCCACACCGAAGTCGCCTTCGTGGCGGCCCACCACATCGTCAGGGTCTTCCTGGTGATGATCAGCGCCGGGCCGCTGTTCGGCTTCACGATCGGGCGCGGCCCCGCAAAGCCGGCCGAATAG
- a CDS encoding GMP reductase, which translates to MRIENDPKLDFRDVLIRPKRSTLGSRAEVDVFRSFRFAHTGRDWTGFPLIAANMDVVGTMQMARALFRHGAMVALHKHYGPEELAAFFREPESANAFFSLGTTEADHDKLARVHAQSPIGKICLDVANGYTEKFVETVKATRDEYPDAVIMAGNVVTGDMTEALILAGADIVKVGIGPGSVCTTRKMTGVGYPQLSAIIECADAAHGLKGLVCGDGGVTVPGDLAKGYGAGADFMMLGGMLAGHDECEGDIRYEERDGEKVPVGMTFYGMSSDTAMKRYSGGVAKYRASEGKTVEVPYRGPVEGTMQELMGGVRSAMTYIGAVRLKEVPKRTTFIMVGSQLNTVFGS; encoded by the coding sequence ATGCGCATCGAGAACGACCCGAAGCTCGATTTCCGCGACGTCCTGATCCGCCCCAAGCGCTCGACGCTGGGCAGCCGCGCCGAGGTAGATGTCTTCCGCTCCTTCCGCTTTGCCCATACCGGGCGGGACTGGACCGGCTTCCCGCTGATCGCGGCGAACATGGACGTGGTCGGTACCATGCAGATGGCGCGCGCCCTGTTCCGCCATGGCGCCATGGTGGCGCTGCACAAGCACTACGGACCCGAGGAGCTCGCCGCCTTCTTCCGCGAGCCGGAATCGGCCAACGCCTTCTTCTCGCTCGGCACCACCGAGGCGGACCACGACAAGCTCGCCCGCGTCCACGCCCAGTCGCCGATCGGCAAGATCTGTCTCGACGTCGCGAATGGCTACACCGAGAAGTTCGTCGAGACGGTCAAGGCGACCCGGGACGAGTATCCCGACGCGGTGATCATGGCCGGCAATGTCGTCACCGGCGACATGACCGAGGCGCTGATCCTGGCCGGCGCTGACATCGTCAAGGTCGGCATCGGCCCCGGCTCTGTCTGCACCACTCGCAAGATGACCGGAGTCGGCTATCCGCAGCTGTCGGCGATCATCGAATGCGCCGATGCCGCCCATGGGCTGAAAGGCCTGGTCTGCGGCGATGGCGGCGTGACCGTGCCGGGCGACCTCGCCAAGGGCTATGGCGCCGGCGCCGACTTCATGATGCTCGGCGGCATGCTCGCCGGCCATGACGAGTGCGAGGGCGACATTCGCTACGAAGAGCGCGACGGCGAGAAGGTTCCCGTCGGCATGACCTTCTACGGCATGTCCTCGGACACGGCGATGAAGCGCTATTCCGGCGGCGTCGCGAAATACCGCGCCTCCGAGGGCAAGACCGTCGAGGTGCCCTATCGCGGCCCGGTCGAGGGCACGATGCAGGAGCTGATGGGTGGGGTGCGCTCGGCGATGACCTATATCGGCGCCGTCCGGCTCAAGGAGGTGCCCAAGCGCACCACCTTCATCATGGTCGGCAGCCAGCTGAATACCGTCTTCGGCAGCTGA
- a CDS encoding glycosyltransferase family 4 protein — translation MRLAFLTALVPVARPDTGFEIANAAILDALREAGHEVTAFGFLRPGEVPADPDRSRIIAETEIENAVASPATRLRWIAAALRMRLPVACAKLRLVGAGRLVEVVRAEGPFDAIVLNSVMLPGAFPELLSLAPCLLVEHNIEHVSARQSAAHARNPVLRRLYRREARLLEQIERRLWRDCRFVWTLAEEDRAALGPALAARSAALPLLPVAATPETPAIAEPEPAHDVGLIGTWTWTPNFIGLDWFLREVCPHLPPDVTVAVAGRLPPGMAAAPRGVRLLGRVPAADAFLRSCRIVALTSRAGTGVQLKTVEALGLGLPAVATPLSCRGFSAMPANVTQAEDPRAFANELVARLAVIRAGDRQRLDGAAFLDRQRQALAEGLERGLAAARG, via the coding sequence TTGCGTCTCGCCTTTCTCACCGCCCTGGTTCCCGTCGCCCGGCCCGACACCGGCTTCGAGATCGCCAATGCCGCGATCCTCGACGCCCTGCGGGAGGCCGGGCACGAGGTCACCGCCTTCGGCTTCCTGCGCCCGGGCGAGGTGCCTGCCGATCCAGACCGCTCCCGCATCATCGCCGAGACCGAGATCGAGAATGCCGTGGCGTCCCCCGCCACGCGCCTGCGCTGGATCGCCGCCGCCCTGCGGATGCGCCTGCCGGTGGCCTGCGCCAAGCTGCGCCTCGTAGGCGCCGGCCGGCTGGTCGAGGTGGTCCGCGCCGAAGGCCCCTTCGACGCCATCGTGCTGAATTCCGTGATGCTGCCCGGCGCCTTCCCGGAGCTGCTCTCGCTCGCGCCCTGCCTGCTGGTGGAGCACAATATCGAGCATGTCTCGGCGCGTCAGAGCGCCGCCCACGCCCGCAACCCGGTCCTGCGGCGGCTCTACCGGCGCGAGGCGCGCCTGCTGGAGCAAATCGAGCGGCGGCTCTGGCGGGATTGCCGCTTCGTCTGGACCCTGGCGGAGGAGGATCGCGCCGCGCTCGGGCCGGCGCTGGCGGCGCGCTCGGCCGCTTTGCCGCTCCTCCCCGTCGCGGCAACGCCGGAGACGCCCGCGATCGCCGAACCGGAGCCGGCCCATGATGTCGGGCTGATCGGCACCTGGACCTGGACGCCCAATTTTATCGGCCTCGACTGGTTTCTGCGCGAGGTCTGCCCGCACCTGCCGCCGGACGTCACGGTCGCTGTCGCCGGCCGGCTGCCGCCCGGTATGGCGGCGGCCCCGCGCGGGGTGCGCCTGCTCGGGCGGGTCCCGGCGGCCGACGCCTTCCTGCGCTCCTGCCGCATCGTCGCGCTGACCAGCCGCGCGGGCACCGGCGTGCAGCTCAAGACGGTCGAGGCGCTCGGGCTCGGCCTTCCGGCGGTTGCAACCCCGCTCTCCTGCCGCGGCTTTTCGGCCATGCCGGCCAATGTCACGCAGGCCGAGGATCCGCGCGCCTTTGCAAACGAGCTTGTCGCGCGGCTCGCCGTCATCCGCGCCGGGGATCGCCAGCGCCTCGACGGGGCCGCTTTTCTGGATCGCCAGCGCCAGGCCCTGGCGGAGGGGCTGGAGCGCGGTCTCGCGGCGGCGCGGGGCTGA
- a CDS encoding ABC transporter permease subunit (The N-terminal region of this protein, as described by TIGR01726, is a three transmembrane segment that identifies a subfamily of ABC transporter permease subunits, which specificities that include histidine, arginine, glutamine, glutamate, L-cystine (sic), the opines (in Agrobacterium) octopine and nopaline, etc.), with the protein MTRAFALLNDKRVRDVVYQAALLLGLVALTVFFVRNASENMVKAGIASGFDFLWRNSGIDVPFVLTGYTRSSTVLDLFWAGVANTMLVTVVAMVLATALGFLVGIARLSSHWLLSTVAGAYIEFVRNIPLLFFVLFWYFGVIAALPAPRDSVSLFGVAFLNNRGLTIPLPEAPVTFRWAVAAILLSWIAQALVAAWARRRKERTGQDAPVLAIGLGLVVVLPALAVTWASLATGWDVPVLRGFNYRGGFVVIPEFVALLAALVTYTAGFIAEIVRGGIQAVPRGQTEAAAALGLRPGRILRLVTIPQALRVMIPPLTNQYLNVLKNSSFGAAIAYPDVVSLFMGSALNNTGQAIEIIAMTLAVYLVIGLAVSAFMNWYNARIALVTR; encoded by the coding sequence GTGACCAGAGCCTTCGCCCTCCTCAACGACAAGCGCGTGCGCGACGTGGTCTATCAGGCCGCGCTGCTGCTCGGGCTCGTGGCCCTGACCGTGTTCTTCGTGCGCAATGCCTCGGAGAACATGGTCAAGGCGGGCATCGCCTCGGGCTTCGACTTCCTCTGGCGCAATTCCGGCATCGACGTGCCCTTCGTGCTGACGGGCTACACCCGCTCCAGCACGGTGCTCGACCTGTTCTGGGCCGGCGTCGCCAATACGATGCTGGTGACCGTCGTCGCCATGGTCCTGGCCACCGCGCTCGGCTTCCTCGTCGGCATCGCGCGGCTCTCCTCGCACTGGCTGCTCTCGACCGTCGCCGGTGCCTATATCGAGTTCGTCCGCAACATCCCGCTGCTGTTCTTCGTGCTGTTCTGGTATTTCGGCGTGATCGCCGCCCTGCCGGCGCCGCGCGACAGTGTCAGCCTCTTCGGCGTCGCCTTCCTCAACAATCGCGGCCTGACCATCCCGCTGCCGGAGGCGCCCGTGACCTTCCGCTGGGCGGTCGCGGCGATCCTCTTGTCCTGGATCGCCCAGGCGCTGGTCGCCGCCTGGGCCCGCCGCCGCAAGGAGCGCACGGGGCAGGACGCGCCGGTTCTGGCAATCGGCCTTGGGCTCGTCGTGGTGCTGCCGGCTCTCGCCGTGACCTGGGCGAGCCTCGCGACGGGCTGGGACGTGCCCGTGCTGCGCGGCTTCAACTACCGCGGCGGCTTCGTCGTCATCCCCGAATTCGTCGCGCTGCTGGCGGCGCTCGTCACCTACACGGCGGGCTTCATCGCCGAGATCGTGCGCGGGGGCATCCAGGCCGTGCCGCGCGGCCAGACCGAGGCTGCCGCCGCGCTCGGCCTGCGCCCGGGGCGCATCCTGCGGCTCGTCACCATCCCGCAGGCGTTGCGCGTGATGATCCCGCCGCTGACCAACCAGTATCTCAACGTGCTCAAGAACTCGTCCTTCGGCGCGGCGATCGCCTATCCCGACGTGGTCAGCCTGTTCATGGGCTCGGCGCTCAACAACACCGGCCAGGCGATCGAGATCATCGCGATGACGCTCGCCGTCTATCTCGTCATCGGGCTGGCCGTCTCGGCCTTCATGAACTGGTACAACGCCCGCATCGCCCTGGTGACGCGATGA
- a CDS encoding glycosyltransferase — translation MNALDPIHDRAMPLFTTPEPFSVLAASPTASLAGVESVVCVPTFRRPDLLEATLRSLAAQRGGHDFAVIIVENEGTEQAGAQRAASLLAQGLFKGLVIVEPRQGNCKAYNAAWRCALTRFPALQQVLGIDDDETATPLWLDAFLKAARSAPAELFGGSVTPEFEDSSRAWLSAHPVFRSHYETSGPVPILFSSANYLIRRTVLERLGYPFLNEAFDFTGGGDSDFFARARAAGFRFWWVQEAAQRETMPSRRSEFGWIQARALRNGAISAAIERRQRPGPPGRLRVLAKSLALLGASLPRGLALGLKTGSAVIGLYHAQVATGRLLSEFGVANEQYRKPETN, via the coding sequence ATGAATGCTCTCGACCCGATCCACGACCGCGCCATGCCGCTCTTCACGACGCCTGAGCCCTTCAGCGTGCTGGCGGCCTCGCCCACGGCTTCGCTGGCGGGTGTCGAGAGCGTCGTCTGCGTGCCGACCTTTCGCCGGCCCGACCTGCTCGAGGCGACCCTGCGCTCGCTCGCGGCCCAGCGGGGCGGGCATGATTTTGCGGTCATCATCGTTGAGAACGAGGGCACGGAACAGGCTGGTGCGCAGCGCGCCGCCTCCCTGCTCGCGCAAGGGCTGTTCAAGGGGCTCGTCATCGTCGAGCCGCGCCAGGGCAACTGCAAAGCCTACAACGCCGCCTGGCGCTGCGCGCTGACGCGCTTTCCGGCGCTGCAGCAGGTTCTGGGCATCGACGACGACGAGACGGCGACGCCGCTCTGGCTCGATGCCTTCCTGAAGGCCGCGCGCAGTGCGCCGGCCGAGCTGTTCGGCGGCTCGGTCACGCCTGAATTCGAGGATTCCTCGCGCGCCTGGCTGTCCGCCCACCCGGTCTTCCGCTCGCATTACGAGACCTCGGGGCCGGTACCGATCCTGTTTTCGAGCGCCAATTACCTGATCCGACGGACGGTGCTGGAACGGCTGGGATATCCGTTCCTGAATGAGGCGTTCGACTTCACCGGCGGCGGCGACAGCGACTTCTTCGCCCGTGCCCGCGCCGCCGGCTTCCGCTTCTGGTGGGTGCAGGAGGCGGCGCAACGCGAGACCATGCCGTCGCGGCGCAGCGAATTCGGCTGGATCCAGGCGCGGGCCCTGCGCAACGGCGCGATTTCGGCCGCGATCGAGCGGCGGCAGCGGCCGGGGCCGCCCGGCCGGCTGCGCGTGCTGGCCAAGTCGCTCGCGCTGCTGGGCGCCAGCCTTCCACGCGGCCTCGCGCTCGGCCTGAAGACGGGGTCTGCCGTGATCGGGCTCTATCACGCGCAGGTGGCGACCGGGCGCCTGCTGTCGGAATTCGGCGTCGCCAACGAGCAGTACCGCAAGCCCGAGACAAACTGA
- a CDS encoding amino acid ABC transporter substrate-binding protein → MMKTVLAATAALAASASLASAQQLAPSPTLDAIKARGHIECGVHLGLPGFSFADDKGEWTGLDVDYCKALAAAVLGDAKKVKFTPTSVQQRWPILQSGQVDLLSRNSTITFSRNASLGLNFQGINFYEGQTFIVRKATNAKSAADLDGASVCVAAGSTEEKNASDWFLERNLKVTITNFQKNDDAIAAYDAGRCDAYTAGVGALAGQRVKLKVPGDHIILTQPISNDPQGPVTRWGDERWQLIVRWVLNGTIAAEMLGVTSANVDQMKSSSKNSEVRRLLGAEGNFGAMMGLSNDWMYNVIKQVGNYGESFERTVGMGSTLKLERGQNQLWTKGGLLFTPPFQ, encoded by the coding sequence ATGATGAAGACAGTTCTGGCGGCCACCGCCGCTTTGGCGGCGAGCGCCTCCCTGGCGAGCGCCCAGCAGCTCGCCCCGAGCCCGACGCTCGATGCGATCAAGGCGCGCGGCCATATCGAATGCGGCGTGCATCTCGGCCTGCCCGGCTTCTCCTTCGCCGACGACAAGGGCGAGTGGACCGGCCTCGACGTCGATTACTGCAAGGCGCTGGCCGCTGCCGTCCTCGGCGATGCCAAGAAGGTCAAGTTCACGCCGACCTCGGTGCAGCAGCGCTGGCCGATCCTGCAGTCGGGCCAGGTCGACCTGCTCTCGCGCAACTCGACCATCACCTTCTCGCGCAACGCCTCGCTCGGCCTGAACTTCCAGGGCATCAACTTCTACGAGGGCCAGACCTTCATCGTCCGCAAGGCGACCAACGCCAAGAGCGCGGCCGATCTCGACGGCGCCTCGGTCTGCGTCGCCGCCGGCTCGACCGAAGAGAAGAACGCCTCCGACTGGTTCCTCGAGCGCAACCTCAAGGTCACCATCACCAATTTCCAGAAGAACGACGACGCCATCGCCGCCTATGACGCCGGCCGCTGCGACGCCTACACCGCCGGTGTCGGCGCGCTCGCCGGCCAGCGCGTCAAGCTCAAGGTCCCCGGCGACCACATCATCCTGACCCAGCCGATCTCGAACGATCCGCAGGGTCCCGTCACCCGCTGGGGCGACGAGCGCTGGCAGCTGATCGTGCGCTGGGTGCTGAACGGCACCATCGCGGCCGAGATGCTCGGCGTCACCTCTGCCAATGTCGACCAGATGAAGTCGAGCTCGAAGAACTCGGAAGTCCGCCGCCTGCTCGGCGCCGAGGGCAATTTCGGTGCGATGATGGGCCTGTCGAACGACTGGATGTACAACGTCATCAAGCAGGTCGGGAACTACGGCGAGAGCTTCGAGCGGACCGTCGGCATGGGCTCGACGCTGAAGCTCGAGCGCGGCCAGAACCAGCTCTGGACCAAGGGCGGCCTGCTCTTCACCCCGCCCTTCCAGTGA
- a CDS encoding amino acid ABC transporter permease, which produces MSAASTSLWRQRLFGTPATAVVTLLLAAAIAWLAIPMIRWALVDASWRGTTRADCVTGGACWVFVKARFGQFMYGLYPQDQRWRADLAGLLFALATAAVVFAPPRLRLKAAIAALIVLPPLGIWLLAGGFGLRWIETREWGGLMLTLFISVYASLIAIPLGILLALGRQSQLKVVRLVSVLFIEFWRGVPIIAVIFLASLLLPLILPGGVGIDRLARAVIGLGLVIAAYMAEAVRGGLQALPPGQREAATALGLTYWKATGLIILPQALRISLPAMTNEFIALVKNTTLVLVVSILDLLGIAQASLADPAWVGMNMEAYVFSGSIYWLICFALSRWSRHLEMLGRRQHR; this is translated from the coding sequence ATGAGCGCGGCCTCCACCTCGCTCTGGCGCCAGCGCCTGTTCGGCACGCCCGCCACGGCCGTCGTCACGCTGCTGCTGGCGGCAGCGATCGCGTGGCTGGCGATCCCGATGATCCGCTGGGCGCTTGTCGATGCGAGCTGGCGCGGCACGACGCGGGCCGACTGCGTGACGGGCGGGGCCTGCTGGGTCTTCGTCAAGGCCCGCTTCGGCCAGTTCATGTACGGGCTCTACCCGCAGGATCAGCGCTGGCGCGCCGATCTCGCCGGCCTCCTCTTCGCCCTCGCCACCGCCGCCGTCGTCTTCGCGCCGCCGCGCCTTCGACTGAAGGCGGCGATCGCGGCGCTGATCGTCCTGCCGCCGCTCGGCATCTGGCTGCTCGCGGGTGGGTTCGGCCTGCGCTGGATCGAGACGCGCGAATGGGGCGGGCTAATGCTGACCCTGTTCATCTCGGTCTATGCCAGCCTAATCGCGATCCCGCTCGGCATCCTGCTCGCGCTCGGCCGCCAGTCGCAGCTGAAGGTGGTCCGGCTGGTCAGCGTGCTCTTCATCGAGTTCTGGCGCGGCGTGCCGATCATCGCGGTGATCTTCCTGGCCTCGCTCCTGCTGCCGCTGATTCTGCCCGGCGGCGTCGGCATCGACCGGCTGGCCCGCGCCGTCATTGGTCTCGGCCTCGTCATCGCCGCCTATATGGCCGAAGCGGTGCGCGGCGGACTGCAGGCGCTGCCGCCCGGCCAGCGCGAGGCGGCGACCGCGCTCGGCCTGACCTACTGGAAGGCGACGGGGCTGATCATCCTGCCGCAGGCACTGCGCATCTCGCTGCCGGCGATGACCAACGAATTCATCGCGCTGGTGAAGAACACGACGCTCGTGCTCGTCGTCTCGATCCTCGACCTGCTCGGCATCGCCCAGGCCTCGCTGGCCGACCCCGCCTGGGTCGGCATGAACATGGAGGCCTATGTCTTCTCGGGCTCGATCTACTGGTTGATCTGCTTCGCGCTCTCGCGCTGGAGCCGCCATCTCGAAATGCTGGGCCGGCGCCAGCATCGCTGA